A genomic segment from Oncorhynchus keta strain PuntledgeMale-10-30-2019 chromosome 9, Oket_V2, whole genome shotgun sequence encodes:
- the pum3 gene encoding pumilio homolog 3 isoform X2 encodes MSSEFLRMEPKKKIFSPKGGKKLIQKGKEGTGKPGTKPTGKSPGKRPFKPHSGEKGKTFEKTGGKGAPRKFLNKKPTDGKYIKPTDGKFTKKRKFIPGKAEEGSEAKKPKWEEFKQQKKELKQNRQQTEKKESYQIVSRAKQVWEMVRRKDCNKEKRIKLMKELQELVKGKIKTIAFAHDSTRVLQCFIQFGNDEQRREVFDELKDDMVELSKSKYARNIVKKFLMYGSKEQVAGVMVGFKGKVRQMLRHSEASSVVEYAYNEKAILSQRLMLTEELYGTTFQVFKSAVCPTLEKVLEANPDKVNGILEEMKQILTPMTTKEAVIKHSLVHKVFLEFFLHAPAKQRTEMIESIRESVVYMAHTHDGARVAMHCLWHGTPKDRKVIIKTMKTYIEKFAMGEFAFLVLIAAFDCIDDTKLVKQAVLSELLASLPDVITNKNGKKVLLYLLSPRDHAHLLPEIIQVLEKGDGNAHSKKDVALRRKELLEAVSPHLIQHLCDHARTMAMDKASSVTVTVILGSAIGDLHPAMEAVTELAADDFTPGGVEGQLHMAEHPAGHLVLKWLIEQDTKMKEVGREERFSRVLLDKVGMDKLKTWAAVNRGAIVLCCLLNSADETVAEEVREALKAYAPELQKIQNCKGVEVLLEKLA; translated from the exons ATGTCAAG TGAGTTCTTGAGAATGGAACCCAAAAAGAAAATATTTTCCCCTAAAGGTGGCAAGAAGTTAATACAGAAAGGAAAAG AAGGTACAGGTAAACCGGGGACCAAACCAACAGGTAAATCACCAGGGAAGAGGCCATTTAAACCCCACAGTGGAGAAAAGGGCAAGACGTTTGAGAAGACTGGAGGAAAGGGGGCTCCACGGAAATTCTTGAACAAAAAACCCACAGATGGAAAGTACATCAAACCCACAGATGGAAAGTTCACCAAAAAGCGTAAATTCATACCTGGGAAGGCTGAGGAAG GTTCTGAGGCTAAGAAGCCCAAATGGGAAGAGTTCAAACAGCAGAAAAAAGAGCTGAAACAAAACCGGCAGCAGACTGAAAAAAAGGAGAGTTATCAAATAGTGAGCAGAGCCAAGCAAGTGTGGGAGATGGTCAGAAG GAAAGATTGCAACAAAGAGAAGAGGATCAAACTCATGAAAGAGCTTCAGGAACTTGTGAAAGGAAAGATAAAAACA ATAGCATTTGCTCACGACTCCACCAGAGTCCTCCAGTGTTTCATCCAGTTTGGGAACGACGAGCAAAGGCGGGAGGTTTTTGATGAACTCAAAG ATGATATGGTCGAGCTGAGTAAATCAAAGTATGCCCGAAATATTGTGAAGAAGTTCTTAATGTATGG GAGCAAAGAGCAGGTTGCAGGTGTGATGGTGGGCTTCAAGGGGAAAGTGAGGCAGATGCTGCGTCACTCTGAGGCATCGTCGGTAGTGGAGTACGCTTACAATGAAAAGGCCATCCTATCCCAGAGACTCATGCTCACCGAGGAGCTCTACGGAACCACATTCCAAGTCTTCAAG TCGGCAGTGTGCCCCACGCTAGAGAAGGTGCTGGAGGCGAACCCAGACAAGGTTAATGGCATTTTGGAGGAGATGAAGCAGATCCTTACCCCCATGACCACAAA AGAGGCTGTGATCAAACATTCTCTGGTGCACAAAGTGTTTCTGGAATTCTTCCTGCATGCCCCAGCCAAACAGAGGACT GAAATGATTGAGTCAATAAGGGAGTCTGTGGTGTATATGGCTCACACCCACGATGGAGCTAGAGTAGCAATGCACTGCCTGTGGCATGGGACACCTAAG GACAGAAAAGTCATCATTAAAACCATGAAGACCTACATTGAGAAGTTTGCAATG GGAGAGTTTGCGTTCTTAGTCCTCATCGCTGCCTTTGACTGCATAGACGACACCAAGCTAGTGAAGCAGGCCGTCCTATCAGAGCTTCTTGCTTCCCTGCCTGATGTCATCACAAATAAGAATGGAAAGAAAGTTCTGCTGTACCTGCTCAGCCCGCGAGACCACGCCCACCTGTTACCTGAAATCATCCAGGTGCTGGAGAAGGGGGATGGAAACGCCCACAG CAAGAAGGATGTTGCCCTTCGCCGGAAGGAGCTCCTGGAGGCGGTGTCCCCGCACCTAATTCAGCACCTGTGTGACCACGCCCGCACTATGGCAATGGACAAGGCCTCCAGCGTCACAGTCACCGTCATTCTGGGGTCCGCCATTGGGGACCTGCATCCTGCCATGGAGGCTGTGACTGAGCTGGCTGCTGACGACTTCACaccaggaggagtggaggggcag CTGCACATGGCTGAACACCCTGCTGGGCATCTGGTGCTCAAATGGCTGATTGAACAAGACACCAAGATGAAGGAGGTTGGGAGAGAAG AGCGTTTCTCCAGGGTCCTGTTGGACAAGGTAGGGATGGACAAGCTAAAGACGTGGGCTGCAGTGAACCGTGGGGCAATCGTGCTCTGCTG TCTCCTGAACAGTGCAGATGAGACTGTTGCAGAGGAGGTTAGGGAGGCGTTGAAGGCCTACGCTCCAGAACTACAGAAGATCCAGAACTGTAAAGGAGTGGAAGTTCTTTTGGAGAAACTGGCCTGA
- the pum3 gene encoding pumilio homolog 3 isoform X1, whose product MRFLSFPLNSEFLRMEPKKKIFSPKGGKKLIQKGKEGTGKPGTKPTGKSPGKRPFKPHSGEKGKTFEKTGGKGAPRKFLNKKPTDGKYIKPTDGKFTKKRKFIPGKAEEGSEAKKPKWEEFKQQKKELKQNRQQTEKKESYQIVSRAKQVWEMVRRKDCNKEKRIKLMKELQELVKGKIKTIAFAHDSTRVLQCFIQFGNDEQRREVFDELKDDMVELSKSKYARNIVKKFLMYGSKEQVAGVMVGFKGKVRQMLRHSEASSVVEYAYNEKAILSQRLMLTEELYGTTFQVFKSAVCPTLEKVLEANPDKVNGILEEMKQILTPMTTKEAVIKHSLVHKVFLEFFLHAPAKQRTEMIESIRESVVYMAHTHDGARVAMHCLWHGTPKDRKVIIKTMKTYIEKFAMGEFAFLVLIAAFDCIDDTKLVKQAVLSELLASLPDVITNKNGKKVLLYLLSPRDHAHLLPEIIQVLEKGDGNAHSKKDVALRRKELLEAVSPHLIQHLCDHARTMAMDKASSVTVTVILGSAIGDLHPAMEAVTELAADDFTPGGVEGQLHMAEHPAGHLVLKWLIEQDTKMKEVGREERFSRVLLDKVGMDKLKTWAAVNRGAIVLCCLLNSADETVAEEVREALKAYAPELQKIQNCKGVEVLLEKLA is encoded by the exons ATGCGCTTTTTGTCTTTTCCTTTGAATAGTGAGTTCTTGAGAATGGAACCCAAAAAGAAAATATTTTCCCCTAAAGGTGGCAAGAAGTTAATACAGAAAGGAAAAG AAGGTACAGGTAAACCGGGGACCAAACCAACAGGTAAATCACCAGGGAAGAGGCCATTTAAACCCCACAGTGGAGAAAAGGGCAAGACGTTTGAGAAGACTGGAGGAAAGGGGGCTCCACGGAAATTCTTGAACAAAAAACCCACAGATGGAAAGTACATCAAACCCACAGATGGAAAGTTCACCAAAAAGCGTAAATTCATACCTGGGAAGGCTGAGGAAG GTTCTGAGGCTAAGAAGCCCAAATGGGAAGAGTTCAAACAGCAGAAAAAAGAGCTGAAACAAAACCGGCAGCAGACTGAAAAAAAGGAGAGTTATCAAATAGTGAGCAGAGCCAAGCAAGTGTGGGAGATGGTCAGAAG GAAAGATTGCAACAAAGAGAAGAGGATCAAACTCATGAAAGAGCTTCAGGAACTTGTGAAAGGAAAGATAAAAACA ATAGCATTTGCTCACGACTCCACCAGAGTCCTCCAGTGTTTCATCCAGTTTGGGAACGACGAGCAAAGGCGGGAGGTTTTTGATGAACTCAAAG ATGATATGGTCGAGCTGAGTAAATCAAAGTATGCCCGAAATATTGTGAAGAAGTTCTTAATGTATGG GAGCAAAGAGCAGGTTGCAGGTGTGATGGTGGGCTTCAAGGGGAAAGTGAGGCAGATGCTGCGTCACTCTGAGGCATCGTCGGTAGTGGAGTACGCTTACAATGAAAAGGCCATCCTATCCCAGAGACTCATGCTCACCGAGGAGCTCTACGGAACCACATTCCAAGTCTTCAAG TCGGCAGTGTGCCCCACGCTAGAGAAGGTGCTGGAGGCGAACCCAGACAAGGTTAATGGCATTTTGGAGGAGATGAAGCAGATCCTTACCCCCATGACCACAAA AGAGGCTGTGATCAAACATTCTCTGGTGCACAAAGTGTTTCTGGAATTCTTCCTGCATGCCCCAGCCAAACAGAGGACT GAAATGATTGAGTCAATAAGGGAGTCTGTGGTGTATATGGCTCACACCCACGATGGAGCTAGAGTAGCAATGCACTGCCTGTGGCATGGGACACCTAAG GACAGAAAAGTCATCATTAAAACCATGAAGACCTACATTGAGAAGTTTGCAATG GGAGAGTTTGCGTTCTTAGTCCTCATCGCTGCCTTTGACTGCATAGACGACACCAAGCTAGTGAAGCAGGCCGTCCTATCAGAGCTTCTTGCTTCCCTGCCTGATGTCATCACAAATAAGAATGGAAAGAAAGTTCTGCTGTACCTGCTCAGCCCGCGAGACCACGCCCACCTGTTACCTGAAATCATCCAGGTGCTGGAGAAGGGGGATGGAAACGCCCACAG CAAGAAGGATGTTGCCCTTCGCCGGAAGGAGCTCCTGGAGGCGGTGTCCCCGCACCTAATTCAGCACCTGTGTGACCACGCCCGCACTATGGCAATGGACAAGGCCTCCAGCGTCACAGTCACCGTCATTCTGGGGTCCGCCATTGGGGACCTGCATCCTGCCATGGAGGCTGTGACTGAGCTGGCTGCTGACGACTTCACaccaggaggagtggaggggcag CTGCACATGGCTGAACACCCTGCTGGGCATCTGGTGCTCAAATGGCTGATTGAACAAGACACCAAGATGAAGGAGGTTGGGAGAGAAG AGCGTTTCTCCAGGGTCCTGTTGGACAAGGTAGGGATGGACAAGCTAAAGACGTGGGCTGCAGTGAACCGTGGGGCAATCGTGCTCTGCTG TCTCCTGAACAGTGCAGATGAGACTGTTGCAGAGGAGGTTAGGGAGGCGTTGAAGGCCTACGCTCCAGAACTACAGAAGATCCAGAACTGTAAAGGAGTGGAAGTTCTTTTGGAGAAACTGGCCTGA
- the pum3 gene encoding pumilio homolog 3 isoform X3, protein MEPKKKIFSPKGGKKLIQKGKEGTGKPGTKPTGKSPGKRPFKPHSGEKGKTFEKTGGKGAPRKFLNKKPTDGKYIKPTDGKFTKKRKFIPGKAEEGSEAKKPKWEEFKQQKKELKQNRQQTEKKESYQIVSRAKQVWEMVRRKDCNKEKRIKLMKELQELVKGKIKTIAFAHDSTRVLQCFIQFGNDEQRREVFDELKDDMVELSKSKYARNIVKKFLMYGSKEQVAGVMVGFKGKVRQMLRHSEASSVVEYAYNEKAILSQRLMLTEELYGTTFQVFKSAVCPTLEKVLEANPDKVNGILEEMKQILTPMTTKEAVIKHSLVHKVFLEFFLHAPAKQRTEMIESIRESVVYMAHTHDGARVAMHCLWHGTPKDRKVIIKTMKTYIEKFAMGEFAFLVLIAAFDCIDDTKLVKQAVLSELLASLPDVITNKNGKKVLLYLLSPRDHAHLLPEIIQVLEKGDGNAHSKKDVALRRKELLEAVSPHLIQHLCDHARTMAMDKASSVTVTVILGSAIGDLHPAMEAVTELAADDFTPGGVEGQLHMAEHPAGHLVLKWLIEQDTKMKEVGREERFSRVLLDKVGMDKLKTWAAVNRGAIVLCCLLNSADETVAEEVREALKAYAPELQKIQNCKGVEVLLEKLA, encoded by the exons ATGGAACCCAAAAAGAAAATATTTTCCCCTAAAGGTGGCAAGAAGTTAATACAGAAAGGAAAAG AAGGTACAGGTAAACCGGGGACCAAACCAACAGGTAAATCACCAGGGAAGAGGCCATTTAAACCCCACAGTGGAGAAAAGGGCAAGACGTTTGAGAAGACTGGAGGAAAGGGGGCTCCACGGAAATTCTTGAACAAAAAACCCACAGATGGAAAGTACATCAAACCCACAGATGGAAAGTTCACCAAAAAGCGTAAATTCATACCTGGGAAGGCTGAGGAAG GTTCTGAGGCTAAGAAGCCCAAATGGGAAGAGTTCAAACAGCAGAAAAAAGAGCTGAAACAAAACCGGCAGCAGACTGAAAAAAAGGAGAGTTATCAAATAGTGAGCAGAGCCAAGCAAGTGTGGGAGATGGTCAGAAG GAAAGATTGCAACAAAGAGAAGAGGATCAAACTCATGAAAGAGCTTCAGGAACTTGTGAAAGGAAAGATAAAAACA ATAGCATTTGCTCACGACTCCACCAGAGTCCTCCAGTGTTTCATCCAGTTTGGGAACGACGAGCAAAGGCGGGAGGTTTTTGATGAACTCAAAG ATGATATGGTCGAGCTGAGTAAATCAAAGTATGCCCGAAATATTGTGAAGAAGTTCTTAATGTATGG GAGCAAAGAGCAGGTTGCAGGTGTGATGGTGGGCTTCAAGGGGAAAGTGAGGCAGATGCTGCGTCACTCTGAGGCATCGTCGGTAGTGGAGTACGCTTACAATGAAAAGGCCATCCTATCCCAGAGACTCATGCTCACCGAGGAGCTCTACGGAACCACATTCCAAGTCTTCAAG TCGGCAGTGTGCCCCACGCTAGAGAAGGTGCTGGAGGCGAACCCAGACAAGGTTAATGGCATTTTGGAGGAGATGAAGCAGATCCTTACCCCCATGACCACAAA AGAGGCTGTGATCAAACATTCTCTGGTGCACAAAGTGTTTCTGGAATTCTTCCTGCATGCCCCAGCCAAACAGAGGACT GAAATGATTGAGTCAATAAGGGAGTCTGTGGTGTATATGGCTCACACCCACGATGGAGCTAGAGTAGCAATGCACTGCCTGTGGCATGGGACACCTAAG GACAGAAAAGTCATCATTAAAACCATGAAGACCTACATTGAGAAGTTTGCAATG GGAGAGTTTGCGTTCTTAGTCCTCATCGCTGCCTTTGACTGCATAGACGACACCAAGCTAGTGAAGCAGGCCGTCCTATCAGAGCTTCTTGCTTCCCTGCCTGATGTCATCACAAATAAGAATGGAAAGAAAGTTCTGCTGTACCTGCTCAGCCCGCGAGACCACGCCCACCTGTTACCTGAAATCATCCAGGTGCTGGAGAAGGGGGATGGAAACGCCCACAG CAAGAAGGATGTTGCCCTTCGCCGGAAGGAGCTCCTGGAGGCGGTGTCCCCGCACCTAATTCAGCACCTGTGTGACCACGCCCGCACTATGGCAATGGACAAGGCCTCCAGCGTCACAGTCACCGTCATTCTGGGGTCCGCCATTGGGGACCTGCATCCTGCCATGGAGGCTGTGACTGAGCTGGCTGCTGACGACTTCACaccaggaggagtggaggggcag CTGCACATGGCTGAACACCCTGCTGGGCATCTGGTGCTCAAATGGCTGATTGAACAAGACACCAAGATGAAGGAGGTTGGGAGAGAAG AGCGTTTCTCCAGGGTCCTGTTGGACAAGGTAGGGATGGACAAGCTAAAGACGTGGGCTGCAGTGAACCGTGGGGCAATCGTGCTCTGCTG TCTCCTGAACAGTGCAGATGAGACTGTTGCAGAGGAGGTTAGGGAGGCGTTGAAGGCCTACGCTCCAGAACTACAGAAGATCCAGAACTGTAAAGGAGTGGAAGTTCTTTTGGAGAAACTGGCCTGA
- the LOC118387763 gene encoding potassium voltage-gated channel subfamily V member 2-like, with product MPKNRRRSLFPNYKVGGTGPTYKDPEEDYNVPLTQNNLVKQWNSMQELRRDIYDIYAEYENEEDVVMASPTRGLSSLVKNYMLNINVGGKEYQISYRVAAKYPKTRIGRLATCTDHNRKLDLCDDYVIQNNEFFFDRDPDIFHSIFNFYRTGVLWIKDELCPRNFLEEINYWGVRIKNTHRCCRISFEERQDELNEQLKIQRELEAEVEMEENEDLFHGMAFGQTRWIIWNLMEKPFSSVTAKLMALASSFFVLVSLVAMTLNTVEEMQYNTPTGQLSGKTYGEHVETFCIAFFTMEYLLRLVSTPDLRRFGKSVLNGVDLIAIFPLYLQLVLECFENDDYGKHQDIETVGRVGKLGQVLRIMRLMRIFRILKLARHSTGLRAFGFTLRQCYQQVGCLFLFIAMGILTFSAMVYTVEHDVHQTNFTSIPHAWWWAAVSISTVGYGDMFPETILGRLFAFACISFGIILNGMPISILYNKFSDYYTKLKSYEYSSTLKARGKVRFAKRAARKFTKCCDDAVHKHTGECSQSSMGDFPFN from the exons ATGCCCAAGAATAGGAGACGGAGCCTTTTCCCCAACTACAAAGTGGGGGGGACAGGCCCCACATACAAGGACCCAGAGGAGGACTACAATGTTCCCCTCACCCAGAACAACTTGGTGAAACAATGGAACTCCATGCAAGAGCTCAGACGAGACATCTACGACATCTATGCAGAGTACGAAAACGAGGAAGATGTTGTAATGGCCTCCCCAACAAGAGGTCTCTCCTCTCTTGTGAAGAACTACATGCTGAACATCAACGTAGGTGGGAAGGAGTATCAGATCTCATACAGGGTTGCTGCCAAGTATCCCAAGACCAGGATCGGCCGCCTGGCGACATGCACAGACCACAACAGAAAGCTGGACCTGTGTGATGACTATGTTATCCAAAACAACGAGTTTTTCTTCGACAGGGACCCGGACATCTTCCACAGCATCTTCAACTTCTACCGGACGGGCGTCCTCTGGATCAAGGATGAGTTGTGTCCCAGGAACTTCCTGGAGGAGATCAACTATTGGGGCGTCAGGATCAAGAACACACACCGCTGCTGCCGAATCTCCTTTGAGGAGCGCCAGGATGAACTCAATGAGCAGCTGAAGATCCAGCGGGAGCTGGAGGCCGAGGTGGAGATGGAAGAGAATGAGGACCTGTTCCACGGCATGGCGTTTGGCCAGACGCGCTGGATCATCTGGAACCTGATGGAGAAGCCCTTCTCCTCCGTCACCGCCAAGCTCATGGCTCTGGCTTCCAGCTTCTTCGTGCTGGTGTCCCTGGTGGCCATGACGCTGAACACGGTGGAGGAGATGCAGTACAACACCCCCACGGGACAGCTGAGCGGGAAGACCTACGGGGAGCATGTGGAAACCTTCTGCATCGCTTTCTTCACCATGGAGTACCTGCTGCGTCTGGTGTCCACACCGGACCTGCGACGCTTCGGGAAAAGCGTACTGAACGGGGTGGACCTGATTGCCATCTTTCCCCTCTACCTGCAGCTGGTGCTGGAGTGCTTCGAGAACGACGACTACGGGAAGCACCAAGACATCGAGACGGTGGGCCGGGTGGGCAAATTGGGCCAGGTGCTGAGAATCATGCGTTTGATGAGGATCTTCCGTATCTTGAAGCTGGCACGCCACTCTACGGGGCTGAGAGCATTCGGCTTCACGTTGCGCCAGTGCTACCAGCAGGTGGGCTGCCTATTCCTTTTCATCGCCATGGGAATCCTCACCTTCTCTGCCATGGTGTACACAGTGGAGCATGATGTCCATCAGACCAACTTCACAAGCATCCCTCACGCATGGTGGTGGGCAGCT gtGAGCATCTCTACTGTGGGCTATGGAGACATGTTTCCAGAGACCATCCTGGGCCGGCTGTTTGCCTTCGCCTGCATCTCCTTTGGGATCATTCTGAACGGCATGCCCATCTCCATCCTGTACAACAAGTTCTCAGACTACTACACCAAGCTGAAGTCTTATGAGTACAGCTCCACACTGAAAGCTCGGGGCAAGGTCAGGTTCGCCAAGAGGGCGGCCAGGAAGTTTACCAAATGCTGTGACGATGCAGTCCATAAACACACTGGTGAATGTTCTCAGAGCTCGATGGGAGACTTTCCATTCAATTAA